The DNA region TATCCCGCAACTAAACAAATGCATCCTATACAAAAATCTTCTGTAAATCTTGCTATAATCTCCAGCAGAAGCATCTCCAGCATTTGAAGTAATATCATCACTACCAATATTGTAAAATACATAACACCCATCTTGAATATTATTTCTACTTATCACCTTAAAAGGCACTAAATCTTCAAGCTTCTCTTCTTTTGCAAGATTTGAAATATCTTCATGATAATTACCAACAGATTGTGAAAAAAAAATACTTTGATCCATATTTTCTAAACCTCCCTAAAAACAAATAACTAACTACTAATAGTTATCTCAACAACTTCTGCAGGATTAAAATGCACAACTCCTGCAGACCGCATTGATGCATGAATGAAATCACCCTCAATGCCTCCAAATCTTCTAAAGCTTATTTCAGACATAATCGGAACAAACATTATTGCGGGATCAGGTTCGTAAAGAATTGGATGTTCAAGTCCTTTAAATATCTTCGTTAATATCTTATGGTCTTTTAGAAGTGACTCTCTTACTGTTATGTATTGAGGTTCACTATAAAGATCCAACAAGAGATGTGCAAACTTATGTGGTAAGAGCAATTGGTAAACTCCCTCAAATTCCTCTTTATAATCCTCAGATTTAAGTTTCGCTTCCACAACTTTTTGATGTAAAGTAGTTCCAGTAGTTAATGACGAAGCCTGTGTAGCCGTTAACTTAGTTCTACCGGAAAGTGTTGCAATACCCTCCATCTTAATAGATGGCTTTCCAAAAACAAGTGAATTATAAGCATTTTTTATAAGAGCGAGTTCTAAATTAGACTTAACCTCATCCTCATTTATCTCACCATCAATCAAATCCCTTTGCGGTATACGTTGAAGCGTATTAAATACATGCATTTTATATGTAATTTCCTCAACGGAATTACCACTCATCCCAATCTCATTACTATAATCTCCAGCACTCGAAGTAACATTATGCCTAGCTGTTGATTTACGAGCCACAAAATACCCATCTCTAAGATCACTTCTATTTATGACCTTATAAGGCACTAAATCTTCAAGCCCCTTTTTTGCAAGACGTAAAATATCCCCATGATAACTGCCATTGAATTCTGAAAAAATACCTCTACTCATATATTACAAAGCCCCCTATTTTTATGAAGAAAATTTTCTATTACCGCTAGTATCATATTCATGACCAATTTGAGCATCTAATAACACAACTTTACTTGAAGTACTAATGCTTATGTCCTTGATTCTACCCACCTGAACTCCACCTTTACCATTTTTGTCTTGGACAAGTTTCCCATCTTTGAAAAAGACATAATGCCCAATTTTAGGAGTTGTATATGATGTATCAAGAGTTACTACTACTTCACCACGTCTTCTAATAGGAACAACTTCTCCTGGTAAGTACTTTTCTGTTTCATATGAAGGTATATAGGTCTTTTTCATAGCAAATCCACGAACAACATCAGTGTTTGTAGTACTAGATGTTGCTTTTTTTACCAAAATATCTCCCATATTAGAGGACTTACTAACTATTACTAAATCCCCAGGCAATATAGCCTCTGAATCAGCATCAACTATTGCAGACTCAGTTTCATGAATTCCACTCTTATGTTCAAATCCTGGTAAAAAACTTTTTTCTGAACCGGAAAAACTAAATTTATGCATGCGCAAACCCAACATTAGCAATTTTATCTTTATATCTCTGTGCCATGGTATTATTT from Borrelia hispanica CRI includes:
- a CDS encoding structural cement protein Gp24, which codes for MLGLRMHKFSFSGSEKSFLPGFEHKSGIHETESAIVDADSEAILPGDLVIVSKSSNMGDILVKKATSSTTNTDVVRGFAMKKTYIPSYETEKYLPGEVVPIRRRGEVVVTLDTSYTTPKIGHYVFFKDGKLVQDKNGKGGVQVGRIKDISISTSSKVVLLDAQIGHEYDTSGNRKFSS